Part of the Nitrospirota bacterium genome is shown below.
TAGGAAAATTCTCCTTTTTCTGAGCCTGTGTGATATTGACCATTGTTCATTCTATTCAATTCCGCCATGTTGCTTAAGGAGATCAAACACTTCCGGATTTCCGCCTGTGACAGCCTCATCCATAGGGGTCTCCCCGTTATTATTCCTCGCATTGATATCTGCCTTAAAGGATAATAAAAGCTGGATGATTTTCTTGTCGGTCCACCCCGCGGCCTTATGAAGAGGGGTATCTCCATCATTATCTCTGGCATTGACATCCGCCTTGCGAGCCAAAAGGAGACTTACCATCCTTTCATGTCCTCCTGCAGCCGCCCAATGCAGGGGAGTGGTTCCATCATGATCTCTGGCGTTAATATCCGCCTTGTGACTTAAAAGGAGCTCTGCAACCTCCTTCACGTTCCACCCTGCCGCCCGATGAAGCGCTGTTCCGCCATCTTTATCTCTGGTGTTGACATCCGCACCATGGGCTAATAATAGCGCAACGACTTCCTGGTGCCCTCCTCCGGCGGCCCAGTGCAATGGAGTGGTTCCGTCTTTATCCCGGGCATCTACTTCTGCATGATGTTTCAAAAGGAGTTCAACCACCCCTTTTTGAGCCCATCCCGCCG
Proteins encoded:
- a CDS encoding ankyrin repeat domain-containing protein, producing MKRSFCLVVVLILGILLLGSSWALSVDLGKDGGEITLEKAAAVGDEKRVIELLNKGADVNAGDQEGNTPLHRAAGAGHPRIVKILLAHHAEVNVRDNEEDTPLHWAAGGGHQEVVELLLTHRAEVNARDKNRTTPLHRAAGWAQKGVVELLLKHHAEVDARDKDGTTPLHWAAGGGHQEVVALLLAHGADVNTRDKDGGTALHRAAGWNVKEVAELLLSHKADINARDHDGTTPLHWAAAGGHERMVSLLLARKADVNARDNDGDTPLHKAAGWTDKKIIQLLLSFKADINARNNNGETPMDEAVTGGNPEVFDLLKQHGGIE